The Candidatus Desulfarcum epimagneticum DNA segment TTTAAATTCAGAGGATCGGCAAACCATTCACAGGTTTTTTTCAATCCCTCCTCAAGAGAAAACTCAGGTTTAAAATCGGTCAGAGATTTAATGAGAGAATTGTCGCCGAAAAGCCTGAAAACCTCGGATTTTTCAGGTCTGATCCTTTGTTTGTCTTCAACAAAGTCAACATTTGAATTCATCATACTTTTGATTAATTCTAAAACATCCCGCATGGAAATTTCGCTGTTGGAAGAAATATTGACTTCTTTGCCAATGGCGTCATCCGATTTTGCCAAAGCGATGAATCCATTGCAGGTGTCTTTAACAAAGTTAAAATCCCGGGTCGGGCGAAGATCGCCCAATTTTATTTTTTCAACTCCGCTTGCAATCTGGGTGATGATGGTTGGAATGACCGCGCGCGCGGATTGACGCGGGCCGTATGTGTTAAACGGACGCGCGATAACCAGGGGCAGGTTAAAAGATTGGCAGAAACTCATTGCCATGGCGTCCGCGCCGATTTTAGAGGCTGAATATGGCGATTGCGGCTGTTTGGGATGTTTTTCATCAATGGGAACATATTGCGCTGTGCCATAAACTTCCGATGTTGAGGTATGAATCACAAGCTCACACCCATTTTCTTTTGCCGCCTGACAAATATGCAGGGTTCCCTTTATATTGGTGTCCACATAGCTATCCGGCGCAATGTAAGAATAAGGAATGGCAATCAACGAGGCAAGATGAAAAACAACATCCATCCCCTTTGCAATTTCTTTGCAAAAATGAGGATCACGAACATCGCCGGACACAACTTCAATGTCATCCAAACAGTCGATATCTTCCAGCCAACCCCAATAATTAAATGAATTATATTGAGAAAGCGCTTTTACCTTGAAACCTTCCGACACAAGCGCTTCCACAAGGTGGGATCCTATAAATCCGTCCGCGCCTGTGACCAGAATTTTTTTATTTTTCCCCAACATCTTCATAACAAATTCATTTTTTCTATCGCCGCATGGTATTCTTTCCATTGCCCGATATCAATCCAGGATTTGTCATCCACCGGAAAAACGCCCACTCTTAAGCCTTTTTTTTGAGCGGTTTTTATCAATTCGGGAATATCACAATTCAAATCGTCCGGTATTAAATCCAAAACTTTTCTCCCTATTATATACATGCCCGTGTTAACCAGGAAATCATAGGTTGGCTTTTCAGTTATATTTTTCAGGACACCGCCGTTTAAAATGGTGCAGACGCCATATGGTATTTGATAGTTCATATGGGAAACGACAAGGGTTAAATCATACCTGTTTTCATCATGATGAGCGACAATCTCAGCGTGGTCGGTTTCAATGATGATGTCGCAGTTGGTGACAAAAAACTGTTTATGAGGCGTTTTTAGAAGAAATTTCAAGCTTCCTGCTGTGCCTAAAGGTTTATCCTCTTCAATATATTGAATATTATAACGATCAGTCATCTCTTCCAGGTACGCTTTGATTAAATTTGCCTTGTGATATACGGACAGATAAAAAGCGCTGACCTGATATTCATAAAAAGAATCCATTATAATTTCCAGAATCGTTCTTTCCCCTATGGGTATCAAAGGTTTTGGAAGAATCCTGGTAAAGGGATCCAGGCGAATCCCTTTGCCGCCCGCCATAATCACAACCGGTATGGATATTTTTTTTTTGGGCTTGACGATTCCATCTCTAAAAACCTTATCCCACACAAGAACATCTATGATCACGTTCTCAAAATTTAATACAGGAACACTCTCAATTCTCAAATCAAGCATCAAATTTTTGACAGTTTTAAGCTCATAATCTTCGTGCACATACTTTGGGTTTTTATTGCAAATCCTGTCAACAGGGTCATTGAGACTCTGATCAGAGAGTATCCATTTGCGGATATCCCCATCGCTTATGGCCCCGATTAAGGTATTCTTATCGTCAATGACAAAAAGAACTTTTTCGCCGATTTTTTTCATTTTCCGGATTGCCTGTTTCACGCTGGCATCCAAGGTAAGGAAATATTTTTCGATGTTTTTATTGTAAGAATTTTTCATTATGATTTGATTTGGACAAGTAAAAATAGACGTTTTATTTGAGTAATTCCCTATTGTTTAACCGAAAAACTCCCGATAATAGTATCGCATTTTCCAATGGAGCATAGCATTTTTTCATACTGACTGTGGAGCTGAGGGGAATCCAAAAAATGCCATTTTTGATGTCCGCCCGGTTTTTTATTTGAAAGCCAAAACACATGATTCGCAAGAGAGTATCTTTGTGTTTGTTTTATATAATTAATTTTAAAACCGGAATGTTTTAGCAGTTTTCCAAGAGTAGAAGTAGTAAATAAAAAAAGATGGCAACTCCAGTATGTAAAATCAGAAAATGCTTTACTGTTATACAAAGTGAGCAAAGCATCATTTGCATTCGGAACTTCAACAACGATTTGCCCGTTTTTAGACAAAAGCGGCTTAAGCTGTGTTAAAATATTTTTTGGGTCTGGAATATGTTCCAATGTGTGAAACATAGTAATAAGATCATATGATTCATCCTTAGGCAATTCTGATAAATTGTGAACAACATAAAGACGATTTTTATCATAATGATTTCGCAATCTTTTCTCTAATTCCACCCCTCGAATAAATTTAGTCAGCTTTCTCGCTTTGAGCATAAAGCCTGCTGGACCACATCCAAAATCAAGAACTTTTTTGTTCGGTAATAAAGATTTTAAAAACTGAAAGCGACGCTCATCATCCCACTCCGTTTCCTTAAGCCATACGTCGATTTCAAGAAGATCGCCATCATGCATTTTGGAATTATCATAAAATTTTTCAGTTATATGATCAAAAGAGGAGAGAAAAACCAAGCCACAATCAGAACACTCCAGTACCTTTAATTTATCGTTATCTCGCACAGAGCCAGAACGCACGACAAATGTATTATTACCACACAAAAAACAAATTTTGTTTAACGCCATAAGAGATTACCTTTAAAAACAGATACATTGATCAAGTTTTCTTCCACTCCCAAGATGAAGATGCATTCCATATTATCCCTACAGCGGTCAAGCTCAAAAATTTGCAACTCACGTTTCCGGGTTAAGTTTGCCTGAATCCTCTAAAAGAAACATCTTTTTTATCATAGAAATTTTCAAGTTGTTTCATAACCATTCGTTTTCTTTTATGGTAATAATTATTTATTAGAATACTATTAGCCGTTTTGAGAGCTAAATAGAATTCATCATCAGATAAATCAGTAAAATTTACTGATAGTAAATCAGAGTTTAAATGTTTGTTTTCATAGAAGTCGGCTACTCCTTCGAGCAGTCCATTATCAATAGCATAATAATATAAAGGAGAGCCTGGGTATGGAGTGACTGGTCTAATAGTTCGCATTTGAGAGCAGTCATCATATTTAAGCAAAAAATCTACACCTTTCATCAAAGTTTCTTTTGACTCCCCAATATTGCCCCATATTATATTAAAACCGGGGCTGATCCCTGATTCTAAAGTAGCAATGATTCCATTCTCAATTTGAGCAGTGGTCAATGCTTTATTCATGTTGCGCAAAACCTTATCATCAAAAGATTCAATACCATAATTTATAAAAACACACCCTGCTCTTTTCATCATCTTTAACTCTTCAGGCCGGGCATAATTTAGTCTGCCGTTACAATACCATTTAAATTTCAACCCCGATTTTAAAATGGCTTCGCAAATTTCTATTATTCTTTCCTTAGAAGACATCAACAGCTCATCCATAAATTCGATATGGTTAATCCCGTATTCCTCTTGAAGATATCGAATTTCTTGCATGATTAGTCCCGCTTTCCTCGGACGATATCCCTCATCCATGCGATAGCAAAAGTTACATTTAAATTTACATCCCCTAGCAGAAAGAATCGACATCGAAAAAGCATCATTTGTTGTATTGGGGGATCTCGTTAAACGATAATGGTTAATATCAAACATGTCATATGCCGGCCAAGGGATAGAATCAATATTCTCAATAAGTGGTTGTCTATGATTAATAACAGTCTTATGATCTTCCTTGAAAGCTATACCTAAGACATCATGGAAAGATTTTTTATTCTCAATAGCTTCGAATAGATTCAATATAACAACTTCCCCTTCACCCATTACAACAATATCGGCCCCTGTTTTATTAAGAAAATATTCCGGGTCAGGCGTTGGGCCATGACCTCCTAAAATATAATATTTGGGCCTGTTAGAAGAAGAGTTGATAGCTTCAGAAATTTTTAAAAGTTTTCCATACTGATAATATCCGGCAATGACACCTATCCCAATAGCATCAAAATTATTTTGATCTAGATAGCTCGTTAAATGTTCGTCTTTATAGTGGTGAATATCCTGACTATAAATGACTACATCATGATTATTTTCCCGAATAACGGAAGATAGGTACGCAATCCCAATAGGAAAACTATGGATATAAGATTCGTTGTCATATACAATTAATAAAACTTTCATGGTTCCTCGCTATTTCAACGGGTATCATGCTCGCTCCACGTCTTTTTTTCGTGTTATAGGCTATAACACTCCCCAAAAACTGGACAGTGTGTCAAGGCGAATTTACATCTAACTTAACCAGAAGAAGGGAGGTGAAAATGTGACTATCCGCAGATCTTACTCGTCTACATTTGAAGCAAAGGTCTAAAGGTCGCTCTTAAAGCCGAAAAACAGAAAAAAATAATCTCATAGCTATTTGGAGTTCATGCCAATACGAAATCTAAATGGAAAAGAGAAATTCTCCAGGGCGCCCGGATATCTTCTCAGGCAAGCATGAAAAAAAATCAGTATTCAATATGGCTTATCGAAGATATCTAGAAAAAAACGGACAACTGGGAGTAGCGCCGGGCTGACTTAAAATCTATCTTTGATAACCGTAGGCTTAGTCCAGTTCTACTTCAAGAACTTGTTGGAACGCCCCAAAAATCACATTTACTGCATAATGGTATTTCGTCCCTACGCCCCTGCCTGTGATATTCAATCCATTGTTTTCTTTTTTCTCCATTCCAAATATCCAGGAGAGACTCTTCATTAACATCTCCAATAACACCTAGTCGCTTAGGATCGAATCTCACACAAATTGAAACTCTTCCGAATCGATCAATGGCCATATGGTTCAAAATTTCCAAGCATATTCCTATCTCAGGAACAGTGGGAGTCTTTCTATACTCAAAGCTTCCCATTGGATTATGTAAGGTTCTTGTTGCAATAATACCACCTAATGCTTTCCATTTCTCTACATCTACATCCCCCAGACATCGAAAGACCAAGTTTGGCCCTCTCCTACCCTTGATTTTTATAAAATCTTTTACAAGCTCATACTGATTTTCTCCTTCAGGATCATTTTCAATAACTGATATAGTCAATGTATCCAAATTACCAATAATTTGATCTGCTTTTTCTATAATAAGCTTAGCGTTTGTATCCATACATCTAATTTGTTTTTCAAATAAATTGAGAGCCTTACCAAATTTTGAATACATCAAAGGCTCTCCATTATTATGCAACTGAACAACAATACCTTCGGGCATTTGATTGGCAATTTTTTTTACCAATTCAAAATCCATTTCACCATATTTCATAGCAATTTCAGGGTATTCTCTGTCTATTTTTCTTCGACCACACATCCAGCATATCTTATTACATCTACTGGTTAATTCCAGATGAACACAATATAGACCATTTAAACATTTCAATTTAAAGACTCCTCAACATTATTAATTTTAACAGCCGTTGAAAGCAACATTATTTCTTTCGAAAATTTTATTAACTTACTATACGGCTTAAGTGATCGCGGAGATATCAACGCTATTAAGGAACAAAGAGAATTCAAAAATGGCAATGACCATAAAAAAGGAAGCTGTCTAAACTTTTCTACTTTTATATTACCAAAATTATGAATGTAGAATATTTCTTTTAATGAGATTATTGTAAAAGGTGTTCTGTGTGTATAATCATCATAAAACATCTTATAAATGGACTCCCAATCGGGCACCATGGTTATGACTATCCCTCCTGGTTTTAAAATACGATACATCTCATGCACAATTTTTTCTGGATAATAAAAATGCTCAAGAACAGATTTTGAAAAAACAATATCAAAAAAATCATCCTCATACGGGAATGGCTCATTGGCTAAATCTACCTGTAAGACTTCCGTATCAGGACAAACACTTTTAGATACAATCGATTGATCAAGCCCATATCCATCAAGACCACAATCGATAAAACCCTTTAAGAACTCTCCTCTTCCACATCCTACATCCAAAATCTTATTTCCCTTTTTTAGATCATATCTCGAGAACAAATACCTTGTTAGTTGATCGGGATACTGTGTGAATGGTTTATCTTTTTCATTATACGTTACAGCCACATAATCCCTCTTTGCATTTTTTGATATCATTATAAAATTCCCACTCATTCTCAGTGGTGTCCGGTTAGGTTTTTGCATGTAATTTTTGTTTTTTTTTGTTCTTTGGAAAGTTTAAGATCTGTCGATGCATATGAAAAACGAAGTTCGTTTTGAATTTGTATCCGTAATTCTCTGACTCTTTTGATGCTGACAGATTCACCGAAATTTTTGTGACAGTAAATTGCAAGAAGCAGATATGACGTGGTCAAGTAAAAACAGACACTTTTTTTAGGCTGCTTTTTTCAAGGCCGTCATTTTTTCAAATTCTTTTGGGCTCAGATAGCCCAAGTAAGAATGACGACGTTTGCTGTTGTAAAACATCTCGATGTAATCAACAATATCTCGCCGGGCTTCTTCCCTTCGGAAATACCTGGAATCGAACACACGTTCTGTTTTCAGACTCCCAAAAAAACTTTCAGCCACACTGTTATCCCAGCAGTCGCCCTTTCGACTCATGCTGCTGATGATTCCATTTACTTTCAACATTTCCTGAAAATCTTTGCTGCAATACTGACTGCCGCGATCTGAATGAAAAATAAGACCGGGTCCTGACCTCCGACGCCAAATAGCCATACGCAGAGAATCCATTACCAATTTTCTGGTTATTCTATCACTCATTGACCACCCTACAACCCGGCGGGAATATAAATCCAGAACAACCGCCAGGTAAAGCCAGCCCTCATTTGTCCATATATACGTGATATCCGAACAATAGACTCGATCAGGCTCAGGCGAAGAAAACTTTCTTGCCAAAAGGTTCGGCGCCACCGGCAGATTGTGCTTGCTATTCGTGGTTGCTTTGAACTTTCTTCTCTGCTTTACCTCGACTCCGGCGAGCTTCATTAAAGTTCCCGCTTTTGCCCTGCCGCAAGACTCTCCCTGAGCCTCCAATTCCTTCGATATCCGTCGAGTTCCGTATGATGCTCTTGACAGTCGATGAATTTCTTTTACCTTGGGGATTAACCGCTCCCGCTCCCGATGCATCTGTGACTTTTTCCGGTTTTTCCAGGAATAAAAACCGCTTCGGCTTACGCACATCACATAGCACAGGATAGAAACAGAATAGGCCCTCCTTGCTGTATCAATAAACTGATACCTTACCCCAGTTCTTTCGCAAAGAAGGCCGCCGCTTTTTTTAATATTTCACGCTCCAGTCTCAGCCGTTTATTCTCTTTGCGCAACTGTTTTAATTCGTCCTTTATGGATACTGCGCTGTTATGGGGCGCCCCATCCTGTCCACCGCTCTGGATGTTTCTTTTCCACCGGCCAAGCACATTGGCGTGAACCCCAAGGTTTCGACCTGCCTCAGCAAGGGTATATCCTTGTTCGGTGACAAGTTTTACCGCTTCCTCTTTGAATTCCTTTGTGTAACTGCGTCTTTTCTTTGCCTTCATCAAACACCTCCTGTAAGATTCATACCGCAGCCTTCAGAAAGTGTCCATTAAAACCATACCACATCACTTTAGTCGGATGAACCAAAATTATGGGACAGATTCGATTTTGTGTATACTCCAAAACACGGCAGTTGGCTAAATATGGCTGAAATAGAATTTAACAACCACCTGCTTAAAGCAGGTGGATTGTGTTACGACTGAAAGTCGGTCGTTCCGGCTGAAGCCGGGTGGTTAATCCTCAGAAACCTTAAAATTCTTCATAGGAGGTTTTTCTTCCTGATTTTCTATAATGGTATATGAACCTTGTCGGTATTGCTCAGGCATGGCTCCCAGCTCCCCTCCAATGAGGTTCTATAACATAAAAAAACAATGCTAAAGCTTTTCGCCTAAAGGCGAAGGATTTAAACCCGGCGCATGGAAAATTAAATGTTCTCATTGGGCAGTGTTTAAACAGAAGAATTGACGATATTCAAACCGTGAAAAAGGAAGCGCATGCATGGCAGAAAGCCAGAAACAATAAAAACGCCAAAGTAAATTGGCAATTCACATCTGAAGACGCGCGAATAAAACTGCGTCGGCTTTATCCGACTTTTAACGCTTGACATGACACTACTGATATCTGCTTAAGATGATTAAAATACAAAGAATTTTCAAAGTAATTTTAATGCGCAGGTGTTTGCGACAACAGCCAGATTCTTAAGATACAAAATCTTACAAAAAAGCAATTACCAAATCGGATAAACATTCTGAATTGTTTGGTTTTTAACCAGACACTATCGCTTCACTATAAACAAGATATTTCCTCAACAAGCTCAATTATTATTCCATCATAGTCGCGAACATACATAACCTTTACCTTCCCGTCTGGCGAAACCAGTGGTTTGCTATTACAAAAAAGTCCACGATCAGTCAAAGCATGATAAACCTGATCAATAGATTCAACAGTTATAGCTATATGTGAACATCCATGCATATCCGCGTCGTATATAATATCAACTTTTTTTTGGTGCGGTTTTTTGTATTCCAACAACTCAAGAACACCAGAGCCACCGTCAGTCAGCTTCGCCCATTCGACAATAGCGCCACTAACACCTGTGAGTTTTTGAATATATCCACTACCATCAACCATTCGTTTCAACAATTTAAATCCAAACACATCCTCATAAAACTCAATTGATTGATCAATATCATTAACAACCAATCCTGTATGTCTAATTATGCACGCCATCTCAGCAGCTACAATCCATCTATAGTTTCTTTGATAGCTTCTTCAAGAACATTTAATCCTTCGATAAGAGCATCTTCTGTGATGCATAATGGCGGCCCCAATTTTATTGATTCCCTCCCGGTATGAACAACAAGCAACCCTTTCTGCATGGCCTTTTCGGCGACAGAATCGCATATATGAGAAAGAGGTTTTCTGTTTTTATCATAAAAAATCACTCCAGCGATGAGTCCTTTTCCCAGCACATATGCAATATACTCGGAATACTTGTTTTTAATATCATCAAGTTTTTTATGAAAAATATTTCCCAAATTTTCAGCATTGTCAATAAGACCATCTTCAAGAAGCGCTTCAAGGTTTGCTTTCCCGGCAGAACATACCATAGGATTTGCAGAATGCGTTGAACTCATTGAGCCAATTTCAGGCAGATCAAGAATATCCTTTCTACCTAATACTATAGAAAGTGGAAGACTGGAACTCGCGCCCTTGCCAAGCGCTATTATATCTGGCTCCACATCATAGTGCATATACCCAAAGAGTTTTCCGGTTCTACCAAAACCAGCCTGCATTTCATCAAAAGCAATCAATATATCATGATCTTTTGCAAACCTATGCACAGCTTTCACAAATTTATTCGGATAAAATACCGCCCCCCATCCTTGAAATGTTTCCAGGAAAAAGCCGCAGATATCTTTTCCGATATCGATATTTTGTTCATTAACCAATTTTTCAATATTGTCATAAAAATATTTTTCGGGATCACCGACCGCATCATTTCTCCATGGATATGGAAAAGGTGAATGGAATATATTTGGATCGTGATATCCTACCCATTCCTTCTGAGATGGATTATGACTCATCATTTGAGCCCCTAAAGTTCTGCCATGCCAATTCCCCTCAAAAGTGATAATACCTGGCTTTCTTTTCCCTTTTTTATTTCCATACAGCCTCATGAGCTTTAATACAGCCTCTGTGGCTTCCGTCCCGGCAGAAAGAAGGTACGCTTTTTCAAAATATGAAGGCGTATTATCTATAAGATACTTTAAATACTCCATCCTTTCTTCTGAAACATATGTATAGGTATGTATTAACGGTTTGTTCAACAACTTCTTTATTGAATCAATAATCCTACTGTTTGAATGCCCGGAATTGGCAACAAATATTGTGCTTGTAAAATCAATCCATTTATTACCCCATTTATCATAAACCTGAAAGCCTTCCGCCGTGTCCCAAAGAACAGGTAGTTGACCATGCATAGATATAGATTCATAAAAATCGAGCGCTTCAAAATATTGGATGCTTTCAGGAACAGGAATTTTTGTAACGATGCTTCGATATTTGCTTTTTACCAGCGGAACACTTTCAGGGGTTAAGTTGAAATTGAATCCTGACATAAAAAATTCCTCATACCCTATAGGTTTCGGTTAAATAGTCAAGAAGAGGAGAGCCTTTTTTCTTTATAAGAAACTCAAGTAAATCAAAGTCGTTTATGGTATCAACCTCGACACAATATGGGGATACAAACCCTGTCATATTGGGACCATGGATCGAACTGGACTGTTTTACATATGATGTTCGCAACACATCCACATATCCATCCGGTATATACACGTCTGGAAAATTTTGCCTTGGATCATTCAATTCCTCGTTGGAAAACCTGTTCGCCACACCTTCAAAGTTGCCATTCTCATTCATGATAAACCATTTAAAAGGGGATTCAGAAGCTTTATGGGCAGAACGAAGGCAATCCATATCACTCGAACCAATTGCCCTTTCTATTGCTTCGTCAACAATTAACGGATCCCTTAATGGTGTTGTTGGCCTTAAATGTGCCCAATAATCTGGAGCAGATCCTTCATTTTGCTCAAACCACTTTATTGCATGCAACATAAATTCAACATCTTTCGAGTCATCCAAAGATAATGATTCCGGCCTTAAAAAAGGAACTTCAGCTCCATAATATTTTGAGATATCCGCTATTTCTCCTGAATCCGTTGAAACCACAACCCTGTCTATCATTCTGGACATCTTTGCGGATGTAATAGAGTAGGCAATTAATGGGTGCCCTGAAAGCATCTTTATATTCTTTCCCGGAACACCTTTTGAACCACCACGCGCTGGAATAATGGCATAAATACTGTTCATTAGCCTCAAATCTCACATGAGCCCGCATTTTTTACTATTGGCATATCCCTTCTCTATCGATTCGCTTCAAATGGAATATGAGCCCTAAGTTTTTTTGCCACTCCTAT contains these protein-coding regions:
- a CDS encoding NAD-dependent dehydratase is translated as MKMLGKNKKILVTGADGFIGSHLVEALVSEGFKVKALSQYNSFNYWGWLEDIDCLDDIEVVSGDVRDPHFCKEIAKGMDVVFHLASLIAIPYSYIAPDSYVDTNIKGTLHICQAAKENGCELVIHTSTSEVYGTAQYVPIDEKHPKQPQSPYSASKIGADAMAMSFCQSFNLPLVIARPFNTYGPRQSARAVIPTIITQIASGVEKIKLGDLRPTRDFNFVKDTCNGFIALAKSDDAIGKEVNISSNSEISMRDVLELIKSMMNSNVDFVEDKQRIRPEKSEVFRLFGDNSLIKSLTDFKPEFSLEEGLKKTCEWFADPLNLKKYKAGLYNV
- a CDS encoding conserved hypothetical protein (Evidence 4 : Unknown function but conserved in other organisms) yields the protein MKNSYNKNIEKYFLTLDASVKQAIRKMKKIGEKVLFVIDDKNTLIGAISDGDIRKWILSDQSLNDPVDRICNKNPKYVHEDYELKTVKNLMLDLRIESVPVLNFENVIIDVLVWDKVFRDGIVKPKKKISIPVVIMAGGKGIRLDPFTRILPKPLIPIGERTILEIIMDSFYEYQVSAFYLSVYHKANLIKAYLEEMTDRYNIQYIEEDKPLGTAGSLKFLLKTPHKQFFVTNCDIIIETDHAEIVAHHDENRYDLTLVVSHMNYQIPYGVCTILNGGVLKNITEKPTYDFLVNTGMYIIGRKVLDLIPDDLNCDIPELIKTAQKKGLRVGVFPVDDKSWIDIGQWKEYHAAIEKMNLL
- a CDS encoding Methyltransferase → MALNKICFLCGNNTFVVRSGSVRDNDKLKVLECSDCGLVFLSSFDHITEKFYDNSKMHDGDLLEIDVWLKETEWDDERRFQFLKSLLPNKKVLDFGCGPAGFMLKARKLTKFIRGVELEKRLRNHYDKNRLYVVHNLSELPKDESYDLITMFHTLEHIPDPKNILTQLKPLLSKNGQIVVEVPNANDALLTLYNSKAFSDFTYWSCHLFLFTTSTLGKLLKHSGFKINYIKQTQRYSLANHVFWLSNKKPGGHQKWHFLDSPQLHSQYEKMLCSIGKCDTIIGSFSVKQ
- a CDS encoding B12-binding domain-containing radical SAM protein codes for the protein MKVLLIVYDNESYIHSFPIGIAYLSSVIRENNHDVVIYSQDIHHYKDEHLTSYLDQNNFDAIGIGVIAGYYQYGKLLKISEAINSSSNRPKYYILGGHGPTPDPEYFLNKTGADIVVMGEGEVVILNLFEAIENKKSFHDVLGIAFKEDHKTVINHRQPLIENIDSIPWPAYDMFDINHYRLTRSPNTTNDAFSMSILSARGCKFKCNFCYRMDEGYRPRKAGLIMQEIRYLQEEYGINHIEFMDELLMSSKERIIEICEAILKSGLKFKWYCNGRLNYARPEELKMMKRAGCVFINYGIESFDDKVLRNMNKALTTAQIENGIIATLESGISPGFNIIWGNIGESKETLMKGVDFLLKYDDCSQMRTIRPVTPYPGSPLYYYAIDNGLLEGVADFYENKHLNSDLLSVNFTDLSDDEFYLALKTANSILINNYYHKRKRMVMKQLENFYDKKDVSFRGFRQT
- a CDS encoding conserved hypothetical protein (Evidence 4 : Unknown function but conserved in other organisms): MKCLNGLYCVHLELTSRCNKICWMCGRRKIDREYPEIAMKYGEMDFELVKKIANQMPEGIVVQLHNNGEPLMYSKFGKALNLFEKQIRCMDTNAKLIIEKADQIIGNLDTLTISVIENDPEGENQYELVKDFIKIKGRRGPNLVFRCLGDVDVEKWKALGGIIATRTLHNPMGSFEYRKTPTVPEIGICLEILNHMAIDRFGRVSICVRFDPKRLGVIGDVNEESLLDIWNGEKRKQWIEYHRQGRRDEIPLCSKCDFWGVPTSS
- a CDS encoding conserved hypothetical protein (Evidence 4 : Unknown function but conserved in other organisms), with the translated sequence MQKPNRTPLRMSGNFIMISKNAKRDYVAVTYNEKDKPFTQYPDQLTRYLFSRYDLKKGNKILDVGCGRGEFLKGFIDCGLDGYGLDQSIVSKSVCPDTEVLQVDLANEPFPYEDDFFDIVFSKSVLEHFYYPEKIVHEMYRILKPGGIVITMVPDWESIYKMFYDDYTHRTPFTIISLKEIFYIHNFGNIKVEKFRQLPFLWSLPFLNSLCSLIALISPRSLKPYSKLIKFSKEIMLLSTAVKINNVEESLN
- a CDS encoding conserved hypothetical protein (Evidence 4 : Unknown function but conserved in other organisms), which codes for MTTSYLLLAIYCHKNFGESVSIKRVRELRIQIQNELRFSYASTDLKLSKEQKKTKITCKNLTGHH
- a CDS encoding conserved hypothetical protein (Evidence 4 : Unknown function but conserved in other organisms) → MHRERERLIPKVKEIHRLSRASYGTRRISKELEAQGESCGRAKAGTLMKLAGVEVKQRRKFKATTNSKHNLPVAPNLLARKFSSPEPDRVYCSDITYIWTNEGWLYLAVVLDLYSRRVVGWSMSDRITRKLVMDSLRMAIWRRRSGPGLIFHSDRGSQYCSKDFQEMLKVNGIISSMSRKGDCWDNSVAESFFGSLKTERVFDSRYFRREEARRDIVDYIEMFYNSKRRHSYLGYLSPKEFEKMTALKKAA
- a CDS encoding transposase, whose product is MKAKKRRSYTKEFKEEAVKLVTEQGYTLAEAGRNLGVHANVLGRWKRNIQSGGQDGAPHNSAVSIKDELKQLRKENKRLRLEREILKKAAAFFAKELG
- the gloA gene encoding Lactoylglutathione lyase, which codes for MACIIRHTGLVVNDIDQSIEFYEDVFGFKLLKRMVDGSGYIQKLTGVSGAIVEWAKLTDGGSGVLELLEYKKPHQKKVDIIYDADMHGCSHIAITVESIDQVYHALTDRGLFCNSKPLVSPDGKVKVMYVRDYDGIIIELVEEISCL
- a CDS encoding Aminotransferase class III, which produces MSGFNFNLTPESVPLVKSKYRSIVTKIPVPESIQYFEALDFYESISMHGQLPVLWDTAEGFQVYDKWGNKWIDFTSTIFVANSGHSNSRIIDSIKKLLNKPLIHTYTYVSEERMEYLKYLIDNTPSYFEKAYLLSAGTEATEAVLKLMRLYGNKKGKRKPGIITFEGNWHGRTLGAQMMSHNPSQKEWVGYHDPNIFHSPFPYPWRNDAVGDPEKYFYDNIEKLVNEQNIDIGKDICGFFLETFQGWGAVFYPNKFVKAVHRFAKDHDILIAFDEMQAGFGRTGKLFGYMHYDVEPDIIALGKGASSSLPLSIVLGRKDILDLPEIGSMSSTHSANPMVCSAGKANLEALLEDGLIDNAENLGNIFHKKLDDIKNKYSEYIAYVLGKGLIAGVIFYDKNRKPLSHICDSVAEKAMQKGLLVVHTGRESIKLGPPLCITEDALIEGLNVLEEAIKETIDGL
- a CDS encoding Cytidylyltransferase, producing MNSIYAIIPARGGSKGVPGKNIKMLSGHPLIAYSITSAKMSRMIDRVVVSTDSGEIADISKYYGAEVPFLRPESLSLDDSKDVEFMLHAIKWFEQNEGSAPDYWAHLRPTTPLRDPLIVDEAIERAIGSSDMDCLRSAHKASESPFKWFIMNENGNFEGVANRFSNEELNDPRQNFPDVYIPDGYVDVLRTSYVKQSSSIHGPNMTGFVSPYCVEVDTINDFDLLEFLIKKKGSPLLDYLTETYRV